The Gymnogyps californianus isolate 813 chromosome 5, ASM1813914v2, whole genome shotgun sequence genome contains a region encoding:
- the LOC127016367 gene encoding carbohydrate sulfotransferase 8-like, whose product MNQKVLVFLLPNFIFGICLFGFFCKRQKNLTGAFPDPAEDWLAIQNDRKSTLASVCLKNNLLKLRSKLDSPVANQLFVEHQHKFIYCEVPKVGCSNWKRTIFLLQADLNAEASEIEHDHIHQTSLIKKLATYSPAIQKEFLNNYTKVMFTRHPLERLVSAYRDKLLHSEPFYSITVANEIRAMFRKNKNSSEKVSFQEFVNFIIAKPPNTLDIHWKPMFLLCDPCNIHYDILGKYETLGLDSEHVLRVIGAPESLHYPSLKRYGSEKRTNGDITLEYLRQLNSEQIEKIKKLYQMDFFLFNYTMKYEDYFSLND is encoded by the exons ATGAACCAGAAGGTGttagttttccttctcccaaattttatttttgggaTATGtctttttgggtttttctgtaagagacaaaaaaacctAACAG GTGCTTTTCCTGATCCCGCTGAAGATTGGCTGGCAATTCAAAATGACCGCAAAAGCACACTGGCTTCTGTCTGCCTGAAGAATAACTTGCTTAAATTAAGAAGCAAATTGGATTCTCCTGTTGCAAACCAGCTCTTTGTGGAGCACCAACATAAATTTATCTACTGTGAGGTGCCCAAAGTAGGCTGCTCCAACTGGAAGAGAACTATTTTTCTGCTCCAAGCAGACTTGAATGCAGAAGCTTCTGAAATTGAGCATGACCACATCCACCAAACCTCGCTGATCAAAAAGCTGGCGACTTACTCTCCTGCCATACAAAAGGAATTTCTGAACAATTACACCAAAGTGATGTTCACCAGACATCCCTTGGAACGCCTGGTTTCAGCTTACAGAGACAAACTTCTGCACTCTGAGCCATTCTACAGTATCACTGTCGCTAATGAGATTAGGGCAAtgttcaggaaaaacaaaaattcttctgaaaaagtgAGTTTCCAGGAGTTTGTCAACTTCATTATAGCAAAACCGCCAAATACTCTTGACATTCACTGGAAACCAATGTTTCTGCTCTGTGATCCTTGCAACATTCACTACGATATTCTGGGTAAGTATGAAACTCTTGGGTTAGATTCTGAGCATGTTCTGAGGGTCATTGGAGCACCAGAGAGCCTGCACTACCCCAGCTTGAAGAGGTATGGCTCAGAGAAACGAACTAATGGTGATATCACCTTGGAGTATCTCAGACAATTGAACTCAGAACAAATTGAGAAGATCAAAAAATTGTatcaaatggattttttcttgTTCAACTATACTATGAAATATgaggattatttttctctgaatgacTAA